The genomic DNA caTTGCTGAGGGGTGGCCGGGTGAGCATCGTTCTGGCCTATCTTTACCTTAAGGTGGTTTGGCATTGACTTGGCGCCATTTCAGCCATACACCTTTTGACGTGCTTGTGCGCCGGGGAGAGCCCCCCAGGGTATTTGAGTTAAGGTCCTGATCACCAATGTGTATTGGCACCATCCATACATTCCATTATATCCCATTCTTTGCCAGTCGAGTCTCCCACTGCTGCGTTGGTACCATCATACCTCTGCTGTGGTTATATTATAACAAGTATGACTGCAGTTGTAAAGGGGCACATACCCTGGGAGcgtgcaccatttgttggataTATAAGATGTTAGTTAACATCTTAGACTTGAACAACAGCCAACTATTCACTTTGGTGGCTGCAAAACGGGTCCTTCTGATGAAACATGAACCACAGCATGCTACTTGAGCACCACTTGTTAGATTTCAAGAACTGTTTGCCAGTTTACTTTAGGTAAAGTTCACTTAACAGTGTGCTTTCTCTCTTCCTGTAGCTTTACAAGAAAGGGGCATCTTCCTGACGTCTTCCTTTTCTCTGCCCCCCTTCCAGCAGAGCATGCATGATGACAAAATGAAGGGATTGACATCAAGGTCAGAGCGTTTGGTCCCGGTCTCTTTGCAATATAGTTTTCTGCCTGTTATGAAGTTAACGAGGATAGACGCCATCAGTGCTCCACAGGTGTATGGCGCAAGCCCGGTGCTTTTGTGCATCTCCCAGGAAGGGGGGAACGTTTCTAAACATAAAACTGATGATGAAAATAACCAATGGAACCAAGAGCggcagaagccatattgctgcgcggaatgtggcaaacgattctcccATAAAGGCAACTTTCAgaaccaccaaagaattcacactggggagagACCTCATCGTTGTATTCTATGTGGCAAACGTTTCTTGCAAATCAGCCATCTGCAGAAACACACAACAACCCATACGGGAGAGAGGCCTCACGCTTGTACGAGATGTGGTAAACGCTTCTCGCAGTTAGGCCATCTGCAGAGACACACGAAAATTCACATTGGGGAGAGCCCTTGTGCTGACTGGGGTGTTGTAAAGGATTTTAAgatgtaagcaaaatttactgCCACTTAGGAGTAAGTGCTGGGGAGAAATCTTATTTCTgatctgaatgtggcaaacgctTTTCACACAGTCTGGAGAGGGCTTTAAAGAATTCACACCAGAGGACAGTGATTCACAATTGAGGAGCTTGTCAAATGAATGTACCTTGTGCACAAAATTAACAGCACAAGATAACGAGTCCAGTTGCCAGTTGAAGATAACCAGGTGGTCACGTACTGCTGCATCCTAATCCAGGTTTTCATAATCTGCAAAGGCGTTAAGTAAGTAGATCCagctgcattcttttaatttaacAGTGAATTGAGCATATTGGTGGACATTTAAAAGGAAGAAATTCATCTAAAAGTGAAGCCGGGAAGAACTCCTTTACACCGAGAGTTGTGGGAaactgaaacaaactactgagacaccTTGACAGCCTTTAGGAAGGATCTGGACGAGACGCTGGGACAGCTTAGCACTTTGCCAAACATATGAGTGACCGATGGACTGAATGGGCTCCTCTCGGTTCTCGGATGGCTTGtgttcttgctgctgctgctgctttttcCTACTGGGGGCTGAATTTCTAACTGAGGCACGTGCACAAAACTGCAGTCCAGAAAGCTCAAGTTCCCATTACAAGGAACGGTACGGGTACTACAAACGTGAGGGTGTAAGAGCAGCGCAACCAAACTgaaatgacttgaagagagcatTTCACTGCCGTCTTCATAGTAAGCACAGCGTGGGAGGGTGGGGTGGAATCTGAAGCAATGGACCCCGA from Erpetoichthys calabaricus chromosome 5, fErpCal1.3, whole genome shotgun sequence includes the following:
- the LOC114641586 gene encoding zinc finger protein 263-like; this encodes MKLYNGVKSASRDILRELQAQGEQPNMMSPKDDPRDQRLVHLKQESCECGLAHLSAASPCLKEEDDEVSISFFKEEEFKGEPFGIKQEDREHIPISLPQPTHPAESSLQAGRPPPSSPRLKVPKLEDVPQAMCDGTEAKEQQSSRCLPETPLQERGIFLTSSFSLPPFQQSMHDDKMKGLTSRSERLVPVSLQYSFLPVMKLTRIDAISAPQVYGASPVLLCISQEGGNVSKHKTDDENNQWNQERQKPYCCAECGKRFSHKGNFQNHQRIHTGERPHRCILCGKRFLQISHLQKHTTTHTGERPHACTRCGKRFSQLGHLQRHTKIHIGESPCADWGVVKDFKM